In the Amblyraja radiata isolate CabotCenter1 chromosome 12, sAmbRad1.1.pri, whole genome shotgun sequence genome, GTCTTCTTTCCCCATTTAGCAAAAGAGGGAGGGTAAAATGGTGACTCCTAACTCAAACAATATCAAAAAGATGTAGTATATTTGCAAGGAAACAGTTGAAGCGTTGTGTGTAATGTTGCCCTCATATTGTGGGGTGGATGTAACCCAATGAAGAAACTATGTAGTAAGGTGGAGTGTAGCTTTATGCAATGTCTATTTCTAGGCATCATTTTCAAAAAGTAATTGAGAAACCCTCCTCTTAGATGCTTACTCTGAATGCCATTGACAAGGTCAGCATATAATGTTTGTTCTAATTGTCTTTGGGAACATAAGCTACTTTGTCAACCTACTAGAGCGAAAATATTTGTACTGTGTTGTTAAATGGAGTCTTTCAGTGTTTTGACAAATAATGGCAATGGGTCTGCATTATATTTCCATTTATAGATAGTATGTGACAGAGTGGTACCTGTAAGTGGGGAATTTCCCATCTGGGAACACTTTCCATTACAGCTCTTACCATGATTATTTCCTCATCCCCAAGACTGAAGAAGATTTTCAAAATAATtgtattatattttattttattaattctTAATTTTCTTTTATATTAGAAACAGATTACATTGTATTAAgttacaagaaaatttacacgCTGCTTTCACAGTGCATATCAGTAATAAAGAATTTCCACAAACTACAGTTACAATACTTTCATCAGCACAACATCCCCTAACATGTACTTTAGATTCAGTTCCAGCACCATCGTCTGTCCCAAGTCTTCAGTAAATAGCAGTCCTGTTTGGTCTAATCCATGTACAGTCTAATGCATCTTCTTGACATGTTGCAAAATATTGGTAAATTAGCACTGAAATGTAAAGATATATTTCACACCAGCAGTTGAAATAGTCTGCAAACATGCATGGGTTTTGGGGGAAAAGGGACTATAGAAGAGAAAAACTCCCACTGCTCTTCTAAATTCGCCCGTCAATTGTGTGTTCCCAGAATAGATTAGTGGTGCGTTATGCTTTTCGGAGATTTAACGCTTGATTCTAAAGAGAAAAGTAACTGCTGGATTAAATCCAACAGGCCTTGCGTTAGCAAATATTACTTTAACACACAAGAAGAGGAAGGGAAGCTTGTGACTCATGCAAAAGTGTCGAGTCCAGGCATTTGTTAAGAGAACTTTGTACCATGCCTTGAATTCACTTCTTGAATTTTATAAAAAGCTGGAATCAAATTGGTCTTGGATAATTTTTCCCCTTCCTTATGCTCCAACCCCAGTTTTCTGTGACAGAAGCTCTCTTGAGTTTTAGAATTCCCAACAAAGCTAAAACGTGAGACATTCTTTTGCAATCACCAGTTATAATCTGATCACTGCCTTTCAGTCAAATATTATGGAAAAGCATTTGCGTTTATTGAGATTATAATTTATTTTCTAAGTTTGTCAAATTCAAGATTAGACCTATGAAATACCTCCTTCATTATCATGTCTATCTTTAGTAGCTTTTGCTTCACTCATGGTCTATTCGAATTTTCGTATGCATTTGGTCCAGGCTTCTACAAATCAATCGAAGAAGCTTAATCTGAGAGATTGAAAATAACTCAAAGTTAGAAATCTTACCAGAGATCCCTGAGGGACTTCCACAGATAAAATACCCTTGTGTAAAAGCATTTTAATATAAAACTAAAAAATGATCAACTGATTtcaacatttatccacatgaattGCGAGAGAATCAAGAATTCCTGTTCTTTGAACAGCATCAAACCTCTAACCATTGGCATCATGAAAGCATAGACTTGCGCTAATTCCACAATACAATGCACCCGACTGGGAGCACAGATTGAAACTTCAGGGCTGCAATGTTATTGCCTTATCTCTAACCTGTATACCCTTTAAATGTAATTTTCCATAGATAGCTTACAATTATGGGAATAGCCCTTATATTTCATGCATCCAGAACTTTAACAATACAATTGTGAAGGCAACCCATCGACTTGCACATCACTGCATATTTACAAACTTGGCAGTATTTCACAAGATACTTTCCAAATGACAATGTTTATTTGAAAATTAGCTTAAATCATTGAAAGGTTATAGATATGTTATAAAACAAATTTACTTAATTGAAATCTTTTGGTCTCAGGAACTCCAAATTTGTTGTCTCAAATGTTGTATACATTAAAGTACAAGCAAATAGTTTTAATAAACTGACACAGGCACAGTCTAATAGCTTCCATTCTCACCACCGCACGCTAAACACTCAACATGGACACGTACTGCGAGCATTTGACTGTGAAACCTGAACTTTACTATCTTTTTTCTGCACCGCTTGGAAAGTCAATCTTTTTTGTGCCTTCAGCTTGCATGCAAGAGACATAAAAATGGATTCCACGTGGTCGCTTTCTTTTGGATCTTTTGCTGACGTCTCAAACAAAAGCATGTTGTTGGCATCTGCAAAGCGGAGCGCGACATTGGAAGATACCTGGATCtcgttggtgagatcgcatttgtTACCGACCAGCACCCGCGGCACACTGGGTGACACTGAGTGGTTGTTGCATTCTTGAATCCAAGCTTTCAGGTTTTCAAAGGAGTTTTGTTTTGTTACATCGTACACAAATACCACAGCGTGTACATTTCTGTAGTAGTGTTGTACCATACTTTTCCTGAATCGTTCTTGTCCCGCAGTATCCCAGACCTGAATCTGAACAGAAGAAGAAAGAAGTTATAGGAAATGATGGTGGGAGTAATGTTATATATTTCACTGCTACAATGTTCTCTCCTCTTTTGAAAGAAGTGTTTCATTTCCACAGAAACCTTCTAGTAGCAGATGTGAATGTATGGAAGAAGATGCTAGTGGggtcagttcataagttcataaattataggaacagaatcaggctattcgccccatcaagtctactctgccattcaatcatggctgatctatctttccctctcaaccccatccctgccttctccccattacccctgacacccatactaatgaagaatcagtcaatttccaccttaaaaataaatgatatgtAGCATACAGAGACGGACTCTATAAATGCACAAGCACTTTTACTGATTTCTCCTTACTGACCAGGGTGAGAGAGATGAAATATAACAAAAAACATGTCAACGGGAAAATAATCAAGTCCAAATGCATCTCCAAAACTGCTCGAAGAATGTAAAATCAAATGATTTTGAAAGTTAATGGCGGTTAAGTAAGAAAAGATAGCAGTTATTTTACACTTCATAAAGACTCTACAAAAGAGCAACGAGGTGACATTAAGATAGATGATGCTGAAATTAGTGGGCAAGTCAGTCACCATTTACAAagggagaaacagaattaacattgtatatcaatagaagatagacacaaaatgttggagtaactcagcaggccgggcagcatctccggagagaaggaatgggtgatgtttcgggttgaggcccttcataTTGTTTATCAATAACCTGGCATCAGAACAGGAAGATGTTGGGGAAAACAGCTTTTAAGCAAACCTTGAGCCAATAAATAACAGAAATACTTTTATTGGTACTGGCTTAGAAATTGTTTGTGGATAAACCCAATAAAAACCCTACGTCCATCAGAATAATAAACATAGCACAGAGAGAAGATCAAAGTGTGATCTTccctatattgtgaattatttttgttgttgtttcaaAGCAACGATTATGACCTTCCAACAGCTGGAATCCATACTGTCTTTACTGGAAATCCTTGAAGATTAGCGCCATAAAAGCAATAaaatctaatatatatatatggtaaaaGCAATGATACATTACTTTTGGAGTGTCTTGTACAGTTTTTACACTCTATTATAGCAAGGTATTAAAACAATTGTGTGCCTGACAAAAAATTACCAGAGTGGCATCAATAGAAAACATAAATATATAAGGAATGACTTAAGATATGAGAACCTTTTCCAATACAGGAACAGAAAATGCACATTTAATGAGAAAAGAAGTGTTGCTGGATTTAATGGAGAATAGGTGTTAACTCTTCAGAGAGCATCAGTGATGAGCAATCATTAACTTAATGTAATTAGAGAGCATAGAAGTTGGTACAAGTTTCATTGAAGACTTGTCAAAGCAAAATCTGAATACCCTGTCATGCATCAAGACAGTATTGAGTAAGATGAATGATTATCTTTAAGAGATCCCGCAAGATGAAGAGGCCGATGACAGGTTCACCAATGACATTTAAGGAGGGTGTACACATTATCTGttcagcaccatccatgatattTATATATTGAGTGATTAGGAGCATCGTCTCTTAAAAGCCTTATATTATTTCGAAAGGGTAATTGAAAGATCCCCATGTTTAATTCAAGGGCTTTGAACACAAAAACACCACAATACCGCTATTCTCTAGGTTATTGAATTAACTATACAGCCTTCATCCTGTACTCCAACCCTTGCAATTAATCCTTTTTTCATTGTTACACTATTCCTTTTGAAATTATTGCTGCCATTCTGACCATCAGCTcatcaaatattatttttttaaatggaatttgTCAATGATTCAGCACATAAAGCACTATGTCCAAAGAGATCAATCGAACCATAGGAACAAAGGTACAAAATTGCATCTGACCCATTTGGATAATTTTCTTTGCAATGTTGCAGGTTGAGAGGAATCTGATATACtggtaagtatataaaattatgatacgCACtggtagagtagacagtcagaatcttttccccagagtggaaatgtcaaggactagagcggatcgctttaagatgagagggacacagtttaaaggaaatgttcaGGCAGGTTGGTCAGCActgggatgaagagcctgtttccatgctgcctgcTGAAAGGTTTtagcacaaagagtggtgggtgactgcgggcagatacaataatgccatttaagaggattttagatatgcatatggttatgcagggaatggagggatatggatattagttgaggggagacctggtatgtatataaaattatgagaggcattctgAAAGTCAGCAGAACAGATCagcttaacttggcattatgtttggaatggacattgtgggctgaagggcc is a window encoding:
- the rab33a gene encoding ras-related protein Rab-33A; this encodes MANQVAVNGETRGFTSKKTTRDYESSLELSVQARIFKIIVIGDSNVGKTCLTFRFCGGTFPDKTEATIGVDFREKPVTIEGETIKIQVWDTAGQERFRKSMVQHYYRNVHAVVFVYDVTKQNSFENLKAWIQECNNHSVSPSVPRVLVGNKCDLTNEIQVSSNVALRFADANNMLLFETSAKDPKESDHVESIFMSLACKLKAQKRLTFQAVQKKDSKVQVSQSNARSTCPC